From a region of the Odoribacter splanchnicus DSM 20712 genome:
- a CDS encoding RNA polymerase sigma-70 factor, whose amino-acid sequence MGSINEHIIRDFSVGQEKAFRILYEKYAPALRYFAAKYVEEGEVIDDIVQDVFVCLWEKRVDFKTEETIKAFLYKAVKNSCLNTIRHQGVKDRYAEVALHEEELESFWDHILETELFELLLGVFNELPPACREVYRLSLEGKKHEEIAEILQITVNTVKKHKNNANHYMRERLKHILSLLVLCQFP is encoded by the coding sequence TTGGGAAGTATAAACGAACATATTATCCGGGATTTTTCGGTAGGACAGGAAAAGGCTTTTCGTATATTATATGAAAAATATGCTCCTGCTTTACGTTATTTTGCTGCGAAATATGTCGAGGAGGGAGAGGTGATCGACGATATCGTACAGGATGTGTTTGTTTGTCTATGGGAGAAAAGAGTTGATTTTAAAACAGAAGAAACGATCAAAGCTTTTTTGTATAAGGCTGTAAAAAATAGTTGTCTGAATACGATCCGGCATCAGGGAGTGAAAGATCGTTATGCCGAAGTGGCTCTCCACGAAGAAGAACTGGAATCTTTTTGGGATCATATCCTGGAAACCGAATTATTCGAATTATTATTAGGAGTTTTCAATGAACTTCCTCCGGCTTGCCGGGAGGTATACCGCCTGAGCCTTGAAGGGAAAAAACATGAAGAAATAGCCGAGATCCTTCAGATTACCGTAAATACCGTCAAAAAACATAAGAATAATGCCAACCATTATATGCGTGAGCGCCTGAAACATATTCTTTCCTTACTGGTTCTTTGTCAATTTCCTTAA
- the hydE gene encoding [FeFe] hydrogenase H-cluster radical SAM maturase HydE, with translation MEVKTILGKQELSKTDLVALLDCRDTTEAELFRHSRQLRDATIGNGVHMRGLIEISNVCIKDCLYCGIRKSNSQAQRYELNDEEIVEAAIFAYRNHYGSVVLQGGERHDPAFILRIERLVREIKHLSNQRLGITLSLGEQTEDTYRRWFDAGAHRYLLRIETSNESLYRKIHPAGQLHDFHTRLECIRSLQRCGYQTGTGVMIGLPFQTTGDLADDLLFLKSMDIDMVGMGPYLEHRDTPLWRYREALPSQQERLRLGLHMVSCLRLLMPDINIAATTALQAIDPEGREKALEIGANVIMPNITPLGNRGNYRLYENKPGMDEGAEESTRRLMESVKRSGCEIQLDTWGDSLHFQNRVKK, from the coding sequence ATGGAGGTAAAAACGATATTGGGAAAACAGGAACTTAGCAAAACAGATTTAGTGGCGTTGTTGGATTGCCGGGATACAACGGAAGCAGAATTATTCCGGCATAGCCGACAGCTTCGGGATGCGACCATAGGGAACGGCGTTCATATGCGAGGCCTGATCGAGATTTCGAATGTATGCATCAAAGATTGCCTTTATTGTGGGATCCGGAAATCGAACAGCCAGGCCCAGCGCTACGAGCTGAACGATGAAGAAATCGTCGAAGCAGCTATCTTTGCTTACCGGAATCACTATGGTTCGGTGGTGTTACAAGGTGGCGAACGCCATGATCCGGCTTTTATCCTACGCATCGAACGGCTCGTCAGGGAGATCAAACACCTGAGTAACCAGCGTTTGGGGATCACTCTCTCGCTGGGAGAACAAACCGAAGACACCTACCGGAGATGGTTCGATGCAGGAGCTCACCGCTATCTGCTCCGGATCGAAACTTCGAACGAATCACTCTACCGAAAAATTCATCCTGCCGGCCAGCTCCATGATTTTCACACCCGGCTGGAATGTATCCGCAGCCTTCAGCGTTGCGGTTACCAAACCGGTACAGGAGTGATGATCGGACTTCCTTTTCAAACGACCGGAGATCTGGCCGACGATTTGCTTTTTTTGAAATCGATGGATATCGACATGGTGGGTATGGGACCTTATCTGGAACACCGGGATACTCCCCTATGGCGATACCGGGAAGCCCTTCCTTCCCAACAGGAACGTTTAAGATTAGGACTGCATATGGTCAGTTGTCTCCGGCTGTTGATGCCTGATATCAATATCGCCGCGACGACAGCTTTACAGGCAATCGACCCGGAGGGACGGGAAAAAGCGCTGGAAATCGGTGCCAACGTAATCATGCCTAATATCACTCCCCTCGGCAACCGGGGCAACTACCGCCTCTATGAGAATAAGCCGGGCATGGATGAAGGAGCCGAGGAATCGACACGCCGGTTGATGGAAAGCGTCAAGCGAAGCGGATGCGAAATACAACTGGATACGTGGGGAGATTCCCTACACTTTCAGAACAGAGTGAAAAAATAG
- a CDS encoding LysE family translocator, with amino-acid sequence MYDVVYIFRGILIGLMVSVPLGPMGVLIIQKTLQKGALAGFVAGMGAACADLFYATVAAFGLGFVINVIQTHELILQIIGGIFLIIVGLKIYFDNPLKQIRMKKRVTKKGLLGDFLTLFFLTVSNPVAIVVFMAVFAGASVFGDDPSYRIELFVLSGVVIGGGLWWYTLSTLVNIFRKKFRLRVLITINRVSGVLITVLGGLVILAAFEPFRSLLPAA; translated from the coding sequence ATGTATGATGTTGTTTATATTTTCAGAGGAATACTGATCGGACTGATGGTGTCGGTGCCACTCGGTCCGATGGGTGTACTGATTATACAAAAGACATTACAGAAAGGAGCTTTAGCCGGTTTTGTCGCCGGAATGGGAGCGGCCTGTGCAGATCTTTTTTATGCTACGGTGGCGGCTTTCGGATTAGGATTCGTGATCAATGTCATACAGACTCACGAGTTGATCCTACAGATCATCGGGGGAATTTTTCTGATTATCGTAGGATTGAAAATCTATTTCGATAATCCCTTGAAGCAAATCCGGATGAAAAAGCGGGTCACTAAAAAAGGGTTGCTGGGTGATTTTCTGACCCTTTTTTTTCTGACTGTTTCTAATCCGGTGGCTATTGTCGTTTTTATGGCTGTCTTTGCCGGTGCTTCGGTTTTCGGAGATGATCCTTCGTATCGGATCGAATTGTTTGTTTTGTCCGGCGTGGTGATCGGCGGTGGTTTGTGGTGGTATACGCTTTCGACGCTGGTGAACATTTTCCGGAAGAAATTCCGGCTTCGGGTATTGATCACCATCAACCGGGTGTCCGGGGTATTGATCACCGTGTTGGGAGGCTTGGTGATTTTAGCTGCTTTCGAGCCTTTCCGGTCTTTGTTGCCCGCAGCCTGA
- a CDS encoding lysophospholipid acyltransferase family protein translates to MNLIDSNDILKASKLNRFGGNLGGSLVAKLVMYIMRLNKINKLYSDVYSDNPEAFLDRLIEALGVTIEVNEEDLQKIPKEGAFITISNHPFGGLDGIILIKLLSKIRPDYKVMANFLLKKIVPIKDYFLGVNPFEGLKDISSAGGLKEALRHLSEGGALGLFPAGEVSAYQADSNSIEDKAWSRSVLKLIRKADVPVIPIYFKGSNSMLFQILGMIHPMLRTVKLPSELLNKKNRVIKLRVGNPISVETQNSFADLIQYGKFLRAKTYLLGSSLEVKKFFLKSQKAEKQVEPVAKETPVEILQKEIKDIMEDYLLFSMKNYTVYCAPTMKIPNILNEIGRLRELTFRAVGEGTNRSIDLDEFDLYYYHLFIWDNDTDRIVGAYRVGKGKDIIDRYGIKGFYINTLFKIRKQIMPVLYESIELGRSFIIEDYQRKPLPLFMLWKGILYFLIKNPEYRYLIGPVTISGKYSEVSKELIMKFIIRNHWDAELARCISPRCKYRVETHDPDVDVMVEASGDNIATLDKLIGDIEPSSDKLPILLKKYILLNGRIVGFNIDPKFNMCLDGLLILDLFDVPMSTIESLSKEINDDTILNRFSSDNLEV, encoded by the coding sequence ATGAATCTGATAGACTCGAACGATATATTGAAAGCCTCAAAGTTGAATCGGTTTGGGGGGAATCTGGGCGGAAGCCTGGTGGCGAAGCTGGTGATGTATATCATGCGGCTGAATAAAATCAACAAGCTGTATTCCGATGTATATAGCGATAATCCCGAAGCTTTTCTGGACCGATTGATCGAAGCCCTGGGAGTGACGATCGAAGTGAATGAAGAAGATCTTCAGAAAATACCGAAAGAGGGAGCTTTTATCACCATTTCCAATCATCCTTTCGGTGGGCTTGACGGGATTATCCTGATCAAGTTGTTGAGTAAAATCCGTCCCGATTATAAGGTGATGGCTAACTTTCTGCTGAAGAAGATCGTACCCATCAAAGATTATTTTTTAGGCGTGAATCCTTTCGAGGGACTGAAAGATATTTCGAGTGCCGGGGGATTGAAAGAAGCTTTAAGGCACTTATCGGAAGGAGGGGCGTTGGGGCTGTTTCCTGCAGGAGAGGTATCTGCTTACCAGGCCGACTCGAATTCGATTGAAGATAAAGCGTGGAGCCGTTCTGTGTTGAAGTTGATCCGGAAAGCCGATGTGCCGGTGATCCCGATTTATTTTAAAGGTTCCAATAGTATGTTGTTTCAGATACTCGGTATGATTCATCCGATGCTGCGAACGGTGAAATTACCTTCGGAACTCTTGAATAAGAAAAACCGGGTAATTAAATTACGGGTAGGAAATCCGATTTCTGTAGAAACTCAAAATTCTTTCGCCGATCTGATACAATACGGTAAATTTTTGAGGGCAAAGACTTATCTATTGGGATCTTCGCTCGAAGTGAAAAAATTTTTCCTGAAATCCCAGAAGGCGGAAAAACAGGTCGAACCGGTAGCAAAGGAGACTCCCGTGGAAATTTTACAAAAGGAAATTAAAGATATCATGGAAGACTATCTGTTGTTTTCCATGAAAAATTATACGGTTTATTGTGCTCCCACCATGAAAATTCCGAACATCCTGAACGAGATCGGGCGTTTGCGTGAACTGACGTTCCGGGCTGTCGGCGAGGGCACCAACCGGAGTATCGATCTGGATGAATTCGATTTATACTATTATCATCTGTTTATTTGGGACAACGATACCGACCGGATTGTCGGGGCCTATCGGGTGGGAAAAGGGAAGGATATCATCGACCGTTATGGGATAAAAGGATTTTATATCAATACTCTGTTCAAAATCCGCAAGCAGATCATGCCTGTATTGTATGAGTCGATCGAATTAGGACGTTCTTTTATTATCGAAGACTATCAGCGTAAACCGTTGCCCTTATTTATGCTGTGGAAAGGAATTCTTTACTTCCTGATCAAGAATCCGGAATACCGCTATCTGATCGGGCCGGTGACGATAAGCGGGAAATATTCGGAGGTTTCGAAAGAACTGATTATGAAGTTTATCATCAGAAATCATTGGGATGCCGAGTTGGCCCGGTGTATCTCTCCCCGCTGTAAATATCGGGTAGAGACTCATGATCCCGATGTGGATGTAATGGTGGAAGCTTCGGGGGATAATATCGCTACGCTGGATAAGTTGATCGGTGATATAGAGCCTTCGAGCGATAAACTTCCTATTTTATTGAAGAAATATATTTTATTGAACGGGCGTATTGTCGGTTTCAATATAGACCCTAAATTTAATATGTGCCTGGATGGTTTGTTGATTCTGGATTTGTTCGATGTACCTATGAGTACCATTGAATCTTTGTCGAAAGAGATCAATGATGATACGATTTTGAATCGTTTCTCTTCGGATAATCTGGAAGTATAA
- a CDS encoding DUF721 domain-containing protein produces the protein MKEGKTKQIDELVDQVLRNMGLEQKFKEHEVCMIWPEVVGQMIASRTKSVRVMDGKLFVSFTSAVVRNEIMMVKEGLIRALNEKVGKEVVKEMIIN, from the coding sequence ATGAAAGAGGGGAAAACAAAACAAATCGATGAGCTGGTCGACCAGGTGCTTCGTAATATGGGCCTTGAACAGAAATTTAAGGAGCATGAGGTTTGTATGATCTGGCCGGAAGTTGTGGGGCAAATGATTGCCTCCCGGACGAAAAGTGTCCGGGTGATGGATGGCAAGCTCTTCGTCTCTTTCACTTCTGCCGTCGTGAGAAATGAAATTATGATGGTCAAAGAAGGACTGATCAGAGCTCTGAACGAAAAAGTCGGAAAAGAAGTGGTCAAAGAAATGATCATAAACTAA
- the recF gene encoding DNA replication/repair protein RecF (All proteins in this family for which functions are known are DNA-binding proteins that assist the filamentation of RecA onto DNA for the initiation of recombination or recombinational repair.), which produces MTLKELNIINFKNIAEATLTFTSGFNCFVGNNGVGKTNVLDAIYHLSMCKSYFNLPDLQNIRHEEPFFVVQGKYERGGEELTVYCGVKRGQKKVFKKNQKAYDKLSEHIGLIPLVMISPEDFILIDGGSEERRKLVDGIISQCDRVYLHRLIRYNKALTQRNMLLKSAAGKFLDPEMLEVWNEQLAEHGEAIRQKRIAFLKEFRSVFQTYYERLSLGREEVCLEYKPSVKEGNFLTALKQAADRDRLLTYTTVGIHRDDLVLNIGDYAVRKIGSQGQKKTFLIALKLAQYHWLHQMSEVKPLLLLDDIFDKLDADRVEQIVKIVGGEMFGQVFITDTNRGHIDDILRAQAVDYKLFTVTGGEIS; this is translated from the coding sequence ATGACACTGAAGGAGTTAAATATCATCAACTTTAAAAATATCGCAGAGGCGACCCTGACTTTTACTTCCGGTTTCAATTGTTTCGTCGGAAATAATGGGGTTGGAAAGACCAATGTCCTGGATGCTATTTATCACCTTTCCATGTGTAAAAGTTATTTTAACCTGCCTGATCTGCAGAATATCCGGCACGAAGAACCTTTTTTCGTTGTGCAGGGAAAATACGAACGCGGGGGAGAAGAACTGACGGTTTATTGTGGAGTGAAACGGGGGCAAAAAAAAGTGTTTAAGAAAAATCAGAAAGCTTATGATAAGTTGTCCGAACATATCGGACTGATCCCTTTAGTAATGATCTCACCCGAAGATTTTATCCTGATCGACGGAGGAAGTGAGGAGAGACGCAAGTTGGTGGACGGTATTATCAGCCAGTGCGACCGGGTTTACCTGCATCGGCTGATTCGTTATAATAAAGCACTTACTCAGCGGAATATGCTGTTGAAATCGGCTGCCGGTAAATTTCTCGATCCTGAAATGCTGGAAGTATGGAACGAGCAATTGGCCGAACATGGAGAAGCGATCCGCCAAAAAAGGATCGCATTTCTGAAGGAATTCCGGTCGGTATTTCAGACTTATTACGAACGGTTGTCTCTGGGGCGGGAAGAAGTATGTCTGGAATACAAACCTTCGGTAAAAGAGGGTAATTTCCTGACGGCTTTGAAACAGGCTGCCGACCGCGACCGATTGTTGACTTACACGACTGTCGGTATTCACCGGGATGATCTGGTTCTGAATATCGGTGACTATGCGGTTCGTAAAATCGGTTCGCAGGGACAGAAAAAGACTTTCCTGATTGCCTTGAAATTAGCACAATACCATTGGTTACACCAGATGAGTGAGGTGAAACCGCTCTTGCTCCTCGATGATATTTTCGATAAACTGGATGCCGACCGGGTAGAACAAATCGTGAAAATCGTAGGAGGAGAGATGTTCGGACAGGTCTTTATCACAGACACCAATCGCGGGCATATCGATGATATACTGAGAGCCCAGGCGGTGGATTATAAGTTGTTTACAGTTACCGGAGGGGAGATTTCCTGA
- a CDS encoding tetratricopeptide repeat protein: protein MSKEQKKREDGFEHLEEALTSGEQFIEKNQKMIVNVVLVLVVIIAGYFGYNRFIAEPHAQEAANQIFGAQNYFEKDSFNLALNGDGNVLGFIEIADKYSSTPSGNLAKYYAGLSYLYMGEYQNAIQYLEKFSSDDLLLSNLAKANIGDAYMQLGEYRKAAENYKKAAASKTNDFSTPTFLMKNGLALEKSNDYSGALKVYEQIEQEYPASPEGRDIEKYIERAQLKLKK, encoded by the coding sequence ATGTCAAAAGAACAGAAAAAACGCGAGGATGGTTTCGAGCACTTGGAAGAGGCCCTGACCAGTGGTGAACAATTTATTGAAAAAAATCAAAAAATGATTGTGAATGTCGTCCTTGTTCTGGTAGTGATTATTGCCGGATATTTCGGATACAACAGATTCATTGCTGAACCACATGCCCAAGAAGCTGCCAACCAGATTTTCGGAGCGCAAAACTATTTCGAAAAAGATTCTTTCAATCTGGCCCTGAACGGAGACGGTAATGTGCTGGGGTTTATCGAAATAGCAGACAAATACAGCTCGACTCCCAGCGGTAATCTGGCAAAATATTATGCCGGATTGTCTTATTTATATATGGGCGAATATCAGAATGCCATCCAATATCTGGAAAAATTCTCTTCGGACGATTTGTTATTGTCCAACTTAGCTAAAGCCAATATCGGAGATGCTTATATGCAATTAGGAGAATACCGGAAAGCTGCTGAAAATTACAAAAAGGCTGCAGCTTCTAAAACGAACGATTTTTCAACTCCTACTTTCCTGATGAAAAACGGCTTAGCCTTAGAGAAATCCAACGACTACAGCGGAGCTTTAAAAGTCTACGAGCAAATCGAACAGGAATATCCGGCATCGCCTGAAGGCCGGGATATTGAAAAATATATCGAAAGAGCTCAGTTGAAACTGAAAAAATAA
- a CDS encoding porin family protein, with protein MKKIIYLFCLICTITLAKGQYYRPDRGFLPGINAGYFYPTGDMGKILKNGIGGNVSAKYLINKMIGIGFEAGYYGFKTKVNLNKDDVSQKYKYHLIPVLLEATFYVPTWNRTTLPYLGIQFGGYFSQLDVGRQYTGYSASLSFSKHLFLFSPGVGLHGGLLFQLSDKVWMDLKVRADYVPRIDDAYEYNEYTQGNIGFNKMLNIGGNIGLLYRF; from the coding sequence ATGAAAAAAATCATCTATCTGTTTTGTCTGATCTGCACAATCACACTGGCCAAAGGCCAATACTACCGTCCCGACCGCGGATTTTTACCGGGCATCAATGCCGGATATTTTTACCCGACAGGCGATATGGGGAAAATCCTGAAAAACGGTATCGGGGGAAACGTATCGGCCAAATACCTAATTAACAAGATGATCGGTATAGGTTTCGAGGCAGGATATTACGGTTTCAAAACCAAAGTCAATCTAAACAAAGACGATGTCTCCCAAAAATATAAATACCACCTGATCCCGGTCCTGCTCGAAGCGACCTTTTATGTCCCGACATGGAACAGAACCACTTTGCCTTATCTGGGCATTCAGTTCGGGGGGTATTTCTCCCAGCTCGATGTAGGACGCCAATATACCGGTTATTCTGCCTCCCTTTCTTTTTCAAAACACCTGTTTCTGTTTTCACCGGGAGTGGGGCTTCATGGCGGTCTCTTGTTTCAACTCTCGGACAAGGTATGGATGGACCTGAAAGTGAGGGCCGATTATGTCCCCCGAATCGACGATGCATATGAGTACAACGAATATACCCAAGGTAACATCGGTTTCAACAAAATGCTGAATATCGGAGGAAATATCGGCCTGCTTTATCGGTTTTAA
- a CDS encoding TlpA family protein disulfide reductase yields the protein MKQVYFIIAMLCGLALGGQAQGIRFAEGSWKELLETAKKEGKLIFVDCYTEWCQPCKQMEQQVFPSEKVGKFYNEHFINVKMDMEKGEGPVILNTYKINAFPTLLFVNGEGGEVYRIVGSKKEAELLQVGADALASKTVYPVNSQAQQQIALIGREIPDFCYRDSTGKEVKFSSFRGNYVYVDMWATWCRPCCEEIPYMGELEKKFHGKKICFVSLSCDKDLQAWKKKLRTDRMGGIQLNCGGDPAFMKFFGIQGIPHFILLDPEGKVVNPNMSRPSQEITVETLSRLKGI from the coding sequence ATGAAGCAAGTTTATTTTATCATAGCAATGCTGTGTGGATTGGCCTTGGGTGGGCAGGCACAGGGAATACGCTTTGCAGAAGGAAGTTGGAAAGAACTGTTGGAAACAGCGAAAAAGGAAGGAAAATTGATCTTTGTGGATTGTTATACGGAATGGTGCCAGCCTTGTAAGCAAATGGAACAGCAGGTTTTTCCGTCGGAAAAAGTGGGGAAGTTTTACAATGAGCATTTTATAAATGTGAAGATGGATATGGAAAAAGGAGAGGGACCGGTGATTTTGAATACTTATAAAATCAATGCCTTCCCGACCCTTTTGTTTGTCAATGGCGAAGGTGGTGAAGTTTACCGGATTGTAGGCAGCAAAAAGGAAGCGGAATTGTTGCAGGTAGGTGCTGATGCATTGGCTTCGAAAACCGTTTATCCGGTCAATTCGCAGGCTCAGCAGCAAATCGCTTTGATCGGACGCGAAATACCTGATTTTTGTTATCGCGATTCGACTGGCAAAGAAGTGAAGTTTTCTTCTTTCCGGGGAAATTATGTGTACGTGGATATGTGGGCCACCTGGTGCCGGCCTTGTTGTGAGGAGATTCCTTATATGGGCGAATTGGAAAAGAAATTTCACGGTAAGAAAATCTGTTTTGTCAGTCTTTCCTGTGATAAGGATTTACAGGCCTGGAAGAAGAAACTCAGAACCGACCGGATGGGAGGGATTCAATTGAATTGTGGAGGCGATCCTGCATTTATGAAATTTTTCGGTATTCAGGGAATCCCCCATTTTATTTTGCTCGATCCTGAAGGGAAAGTCGTAAATCCGAATATGAGCCGCCCTTCACAGGAAATAACGGTGGAAACTTTAAGCAGGCTCAAAGGAATTTGA
- a CDS encoding PKD-like family lipoprotein, producing the protein MNNIRIYAFFWMIVLLTVSCYEDKGNYDYHPINEVKISGIKEDPYEILRWDTLKIPVTLENSLNEKAKLIYAWYLDQKKIAETEDLCYVVSDKAKKYQARMEVTLPEDDSVRFFADFEVQVFSPYSKGLLLLSDYEDYPEVSFMSTLNNPTNKIMRDVYSLENKRELKGKALAIEQSDEYSYGGTVFVHTSASSHELDPVLFKEIALFDENSFTGPAQEYDMVYCRFEDAITEFGGAIGKDGIIYPKQARQNRYMASSLKPIHVEGDAERSVDYRLSPMLLNTRNSTLGYDNLSGRFMYFMNSYDIPSYDENQYDEVRISETYIGLPWLGWGKNMSGGTYQFSSLFYDPVTDRAALARAHTATGKLKGQDSLVFLSGHHLAEGSVMAVNSGINWLYYSDGGRQLYVLNLSDPDFKFPSIPFECALPDNCRITMLKVSVDNLALFVGVETDRPEKYKGDVYKINAKDGTILEHYQRFGGTPVDMVEKKSVEYDVEE; encoded by the coding sequence ATGAATAATATAAGAATATATGCCTTTTTCTGGATGATTGTGCTTCTTACAGTTTCCTGTTATGAGGATAAAGGAAATTATGACTATCATCCGATCAATGAAGTAAAAATATCGGGGATTAAAGAAGACCCTTACGAAATATTGCGCTGGGATACCTTGAAAATTCCGGTTACTTTAGAAAATAGCCTGAATGAGAAAGCTAAATTGATTTATGCCTGGTATCTGGATCAGAAAAAGATTGCGGAAACCGAGGACCTTTGTTATGTTGTGTCGGATAAGGCTAAAAAATATCAGGCTCGTATGGAAGTTACTTTGCCGGAAGATGATAGTGTCCGTTTTTTTGCTGATTTTGAGGTTCAGGTTTTCTCACCCTATTCAAAAGGACTATTGTTATTGAGTGATTATGAGGATTATCCGGAAGTTTCTTTTATGAGCACATTGAATAATCCGACTAATAAAATCATGCGGGATGTGTATAGTTTGGAGAATAAGAGAGAGTTGAAGGGGAAGGCCTTAGCAATAGAGCAGTCCGATGAATACTCTTATGGTGGAACTGTTTTTGTACATACTTCAGCTTCCTCTCATGAGTTGGATCCTGTACTATTTAAAGAGATTGCCTTGTTCGACGAAAATTCATTTACCGGGCCTGCCCAGGAATATGATATGGTGTATTGCCGGTTTGAAGATGCGATTACCGAATTCGGAGGGGCTATCGGTAAAGATGGGATTATTTATCCTAAACAGGCCCGTCAAAACCGTTATATGGCTTCTTCTTTAAAACCGATCCACGTCGAAGGAGATGCAGAAAGATCGGTGGACTATCGGTTGTCTCCGATGCTTTTGAATACCCGGAATTCTACTTTGGGGTATGATAATCTGTCGGGGCGGTTTATGTATTTTATGAATAGTTACGATATCCCTTCTTATGATGAAAATCAGTATGATGAAGTTCGGATATCGGAGACTTATATCGGACTTCCCTGGCTGGGATGGGGAAAAAATATGTCTGGCGGAACATATCAGTTCAGTTCTTTATTTTATGATCCGGTTACTGATCGGGCTGCACTGGCCCGGGCCCATACCGCTACAGGAAAATTGAAAGGACAGGATTCGCTGGTTTTTCTGTCCGGTCATCATTTAGCCGAAGGTTCGGTTATGGCCGTTAATTCCGGTATCAATTGGTTGTATTATTCGGATGGAGGCCGTCAGCTTTATGTGTTGAATTTATCGGATCCTGATTTTAAGTTTCCTTCTATCCCTTTCGAATGTGCTTTACCGGATAATTGCCGGATAACGATGCTGAAAGTATCTGTCGATAATTTGGCCTTGTTTGTCGGAGTGGAGACAGACAGACCGGAGAAATACAAAGGAGATGTGTATAAGATAAATGCAAAAGACGGGACAATTCTCGAACATTATCAGCGTTTCGGCGGGACACCGGTGGATATGGTCGAAAAGAAATCTGTCGAATATGATGTCGAGGAGTGA